Proteins encoded together in one Gemmatimonadetes bacterium T265 window:
- the trpB gene encoding tryptophan synthase beta chain — MTVFDSATATDRFGAFGGRYVPETLIPALDELEAAFDAAMRSPAYRAELDDLLRTYVGRPTPLSAAPRLSALVGAPVWLKREDLNHTGAHKVNNTVGQVLLARRMGKRRIIAETGAGQHGVATATVCARFGLPCVVYMGAADMERQALNVWRMRLLGAEVVPVHAGTRTLKDATSEAIRDWVTNVESSHYIIGSVVGPAPYPRVVRELQAVIGREARAQLLERAGRLPHTVVACVGGGSNAMGVFAGFVDDADVELVGVEAAGEGIDTPRHAASLARGTPGVLHGALSYLLQDPRGQVIDAHSISAGLDYPGVGPEHAYLRDSGRARYVPVTDAAALRGFTLLSRLEGIIPALETSHAIAWVADQAGTWPSDAPVLICVSGRGDKDVSQVSALGALPDVGPLPPYPESGE; from the coding sequence ATGACCGTGTTCGACTCCGCCACCGCGACCGACCGCTTCGGCGCGTTCGGCGGCCGCTACGTGCCCGAAACGCTCATCCCCGCCCTCGACGAACTCGAGGCCGCGTTCGACGCGGCGATGCGGAGCCCGGCGTACCGGGCCGAACTCGACGACCTGCTGCGGACCTACGTCGGTCGCCCGACGCCGCTCAGCGCCGCGCCGCGACTCTCGGCGCTCGTCGGCGCGCCGGTGTGGCTCAAGCGCGAGGACCTGAACCACACGGGCGCGCATAAGGTCAACAACACCGTAGGCCAGGTGCTGCTCGCGCGCCGGATGGGCAAGCGCCGCATCATCGCCGAAACCGGGGCGGGGCAGCACGGCGTCGCGACCGCGACCGTTTGCGCGCGCTTCGGCCTGCCGTGCGTCGTCTACATGGGCGCGGCCGACATGGAGCGCCAGGCGCTGAACGTGTGGCGGATGCGGCTGTTAGGCGCCGAGGTCGTGCCGGTGCACGCGGGCACGCGCACGCTCAAGGACGCGACGAGCGAGGCGATCCGCGACTGGGTGACCAACGTCGAGTCGAGCCACTACATCATCGGGTCGGTCGTCGGGCCGGCGCCGTACCCGCGCGTCGTGCGGGAGCTGCAGGCGGTGATCGGGCGCGAGGCGCGCGCGCAGCTGTTGGAGCGCGCCGGCCGGCTGCCGCACACCGTCGTCGCGTGTGTCGGCGGCGGGTCGAACGCGATGGGCGTGTTCGCGGGCTTCGTCGACGACGCGGACGTCGAACTGGTCGGCGTCGAGGCCGCGGGGGAGGGGATCGACACCCCGCGCCACGCCGCCTCGCTCGCGCGCGGCACGCCGGGCGTCCTGCATGGCGCGCTCAGCTACCTGTTGCAGGACCCGCGCGGCCAGGTGATCGACGCGCACTCGATCTCCGCCGGCCTCGATTACCCGGGCGTCGGCCCCGAACACGCGTACCTGCGCGATAGCGGGCGCGCGCGCTACGTGCCCGTGACTGACGCGGCCGCGCTGCGCGGGTTCACGCTCCTGAGCCGGCTCGAAGGGATCATCCCGGCGCTCGAGACGTCGCACGCCATCGCCTGGGTCGCGGACCAGGCCGGGACGTGGCCGAGCGACGCGCCGGTGTTGATCTGCGTGAGTGGACGCGGCGACAAGGACGTGTCGCAGGTGAGTGCGCTCGGCGCGCTGCCCGACGTCGGCCCGCTGCCGCCGTACCCAGAGTCGGGCGAATGA
- the trpA gene encoding tryptophan synthase alpha chain: protein MTVAVANAADAVAIRSAPGAIAERFARLRADGRAALVCYATAGHPDPDRSVALLRGLEAAGADVIELGVPFSEPLADGPVIQHSSSVALGHGVDLAGALAILERAALRVPVVLFTYLNPLLAAGPDVLARAAASGVSGVLVTDLPVGADPQREAWIGDGPLDFVRLVAPTTPVARMGLIARHGRGFVYLISRLGVTGEQNELAASLPDTIARLRSVTALPICVGFGISRPEQAAAVARLADGVVVGSAIVRAADTSVDDALALTRALRAAIDAAARPAA from the coding sequence ATGACTGTCGCGGTTGCGAACGCGGCGGACGCGGTCGCGATTCGCTCGGCGCCGGGCGCGATAGCCGAGCGCTTCGCCCGACTGCGCGCCGACGGCCGGGCCGCGCTCGTCTGCTACGCGACCGCCGGGCACCCCGACCCGGACCGCTCGGTCGCGCTCCTGCGCGGGCTCGAAGCAGCGGGCGCGGACGTGATCGAACTCGGCGTACCCTTTTCGGAGCCGCTCGCCGACGGTCCGGTCATTCAGCACAGTTCGAGCGTCGCGCTCGGGCACGGTGTGGACCTCGCGGGCGCACTCGCGATCCTCGAGCGCGCGGCGTTGCGCGTGCCCGTCGTACTGTTCACATACCTCAACCCGCTCCTCGCGGCGGGACCCGACGTGCTCGCGCGCGCGGCCGCGTCCGGCGTGTCGGGCGTCCTCGTGACCGACCTGCCCGTCGGCGCGGACCCACAACGCGAGGCGTGGATCGGCGACGGGCCACTCGACTTCGTTCGCCTCGTCGCGCCGACCACGCCCGTCGCGCGCATGGGCCTCATCGCGCGGCACGGACGCGGGTTCGTCTACCTCATCAGCCGGCTCGGCGTCACGGGTGAGCAGAACGAACTGGCCGCGTCGCTCCCCGACACGATCGCGCGGCTCCGGAGTGTGACGGCGCTGCCGATCTGCGTCGGGTTCGGGATCTCGCGCCCCGAGCAGGCCGCGGCCGTCGCGCGGCTCGCGGACGGCGTCGTCGTCGGCAGCGCGATCGTGCGCGCGGCCGACACGAGCGTCGACGACGCGCTCGCACTCACGCGGGCGCTGCGCGCGGCGATCGATGCGGCCGCGCGCCCGGCCGCCTGA
- the folK gene encoding 2-amino-4-hydroxy-6-hydroxymethyldihydropteridine diphosphokinase yields MTAVVYVALGSNLGDRGGYLARARAALAALPRTRVAGASTVEETAPLGDVPQGAYLNQMLRLETALEPEALLAAAQAIERDAGRVRTPAARWAPRTLDIDVVLFGTRALATPTLHVPHPELAHRDFWQRELAELGVDWRAALDAAAACGAAA; encoded by the coding sequence GTGACGGCGGTCGTCTACGTCGCGCTCGGCTCCAACCTCGGCGACCGCGGAGGCTACCTCGCGCGGGCCCGCGCCGCGCTCGCGGCGCTGCCGCGCACGCGCGTCGCCGGCGCCTCGACGGTGGAAGAAACCGCGCCGCTCGGCGACGTCCCGCAGGGCGCGTATCTGAACCAGATGCTGCGGCTCGAAACGGCGCTCGAACCGGAGGCGCTGCTCGCCGCCGCGCAGGCGATCGAGCGCGACGCGGGCCGGGTGCGCACGCCCGCCGCGCGGTGGGCGCCCCGCACGCTGGACATCGACGTCGTTCTCTTCGGCACGCGCGCGCTCGCGACGCCGACGCTCCACGTCCCGCATCCGGAGCTCGCGCACCGCGACTTCTGGCAGCGCGAACTCGCCGAACTCGGCGTCGACTGGCGGGCCGCGCTCGACGCGGCCGCCGCGTGCGGGGCGGCCGCGTGA
- the panB_2 gene encoding 3-methyl-2-oxobutanoate hydroxymethyltransferase yields the protein MSYVAPAGGTPKRLTPRAFAAAKGRAEPLVVVAAYDALFARLSEEGGVDAVLVGDSLGNVVAGYESTLPVTLDVMIHHGAAVRRGVSRALVVVDMPFLTYEVTTERALLNAGRVMQETRCDAVKLEGGSEETAATVAALVRAGIPVMGHLGFTPQRVNVLGGFRVQGREADDADRIVAEAKRLEAAGAFSIVLELVPSAVAERVTAAVAVPTIGIGAGAACDGQVLVLADLLGLTDGFKPKFVKRYADVAGDVRGAVARFTAEVRGRAYPDADHAF from the coding sequence GTGAGCTACGTCGCGCCCGCGGGCGGCACCCCGAAGCGGCTCACGCCGCGTGCGTTCGCGGCTGCCAAGGGCCGCGCCGAGCCGCTCGTCGTCGTGGCGGCCTACGACGCGCTCTTCGCGCGCCTGTCCGAAGAGGGCGGCGTCGACGCGGTGCTGGTCGGCGATTCGTTAGGCAACGTCGTCGCGGGCTACGAGTCGACGCTGCCCGTGACGCTCGACGTGATGATCCACCACGGCGCGGCCGTGCGCCGCGGCGTGTCGCGCGCGCTCGTCGTCGTCGACATGCCGTTCCTCACCTACGAGGTGACGACCGAGCGCGCGCTGCTGAACGCCGGGCGCGTGATGCAGGAGACGCGCTGCGACGCCGTGAAGCTCGAGGGCGGGTCGGAGGAGACGGCCGCCACCGTGGCCGCGCTCGTGCGCGCGGGGATCCCCGTGATGGGGCACCTCGGCTTCACGCCGCAGCGCGTCAACGTGCTCGGCGGCTTCCGCGTGCAGGGGCGCGAGGCCGACGACGCGGACCGGATCGTCGCCGAGGCGAAGCGGTTGGAGGCGGCGGGCGCGTTCTCGATCGTGCTGGAGTTGGTGCCGTCCGCCGTCGCCGAGCGCGTGACCGCGGCCGTCGCCGTGCCGACGATCGGCATCGGCGCGGGCGCCGCGTGCGACGGGCAGGTGCTCGTGCTCGCCGATCTGCTCGGCCTCACCGACGGGTTCAAGCCGAAGTTCGTGAAGCGGTACGCCGACGTTGCCGGCGACGTGCGCGGCGCGGTGGCGCGCTTTACGGCGGAGGTACGCGGGCGCGCGTACCCCGACGCCGACCACGCGTTCTAG
- the panC1 gene encoding pantothenate synthetase 1, with the protein MRTVTTTRELRVTLDGARNAQRAEGARRVAFVPTMGALHDGHLALVDEARRRADVVVMSIFVNPLQFAPTDDFARYPRDPDGDAAKAAARGVDVLFTPDAATLYPREPRVRVVPGPIADRWEGAVRPGHFVGVLTVVAKLLHLVQPDVAVFGQKDAQQVAVVRAMIEDLDVASELVVVPTAREADGLARSSRNVYLDAEARRRAGAIPGALATMERAFAAGERDSAALAALVARELADRGGLTADYVAITDPATLEPVAHAAPGTLVMVAARVGPARLLDTIVLGEPRFGTGLTEPVA; encoded by the coding sequence GTGCGGACGGTCACGACGACGCGCGAGCTGCGCGTGACCCTCGACGGTGCGCGCAACGCCCAGCGTGCCGAGGGAGCGCGCCGCGTCGCGTTCGTGCCGACGATGGGCGCGCTGCACGACGGCCACCTCGCGCTCGTCGACGAGGCGCGCCGCCGCGCGGACGTGGTCGTGATGAGCATCTTCGTCAACCCGCTCCAGTTCGCGCCGACCGACGACTTCGCCCGGTACCCCCGCGACCCCGACGGCGACGCCGCGAAGGCGGCGGCGCGCGGCGTGGACGTACTCTTTACGCCCGACGCGGCGACGTTGTATCCGCGCGAGCCGCGCGTGCGCGTCGTCCCGGGGCCGATCGCCGATCGTTGGGAAGGTGCGGTCCGCCCCGGGCACTTCGTCGGCGTGCTGACGGTCGTCGCGAAGCTGCTGCACCTGGTACAGCCGGACGTCGCCGTGTTCGGGCAAAAGGATGCGCAGCAGGTGGCCGTCGTGCGCGCGATGATCGAGGACCTGGATGTCGCATCCGAACTCGTCGTCGTGCCGACGGCCCGCGAGGCGGACGGCCTCGCGCGCTCGAGCCGCAACGTGTACCTCGACGCCGAGGCGCGACGGCGCGCGGGCGCGATCCCCGGCGCGCTCGCGACGATGGAACGCGCGTTCGCGGCGGGCGAACGCGACTCGGCCGCGCTCGCGGCACTCGTCGCGCGCGAGCTGGCCGACCGCGGCGGGCTCACGGCGGACTACGTCGCGATCACCGACCCGGCGACGCTCGAACCGGTCGCGCACGCCGCGCCCGGCACGCTCGTCATGGTCGCGGCGCGCGTCGGCCCCGCGCGCCTGCTGGACACGATCGTCCTCGGCGAGCCGCGCTTCGGGACTGGCCTAACGGAACCCGTCGCGTGA
- a CDS encoding phosphohydrolase — MSEPAAEKPTLPAWAQVTEKRRAHIGRVTALLDAWADRVATTPGEARTMRDAGLLHDALRDASEAELRALATEDGAPDADTAPVDLLHGPAAAAMLTRVGESRADLVDAVRWHTLGSPTWGRVGRALYLADFLEPGRKFLVTDRAYLAAQVPHDFDGTFRQVVRLRLQWSLAEGKQLYAPTVELWNAVR; from the coding sequence GTGAGCGAGCCTGCGGCCGAGAAGCCCACGTTGCCCGCGTGGGCGCAGGTGACCGAGAAGCGCCGCGCGCACATCGGCCGCGTCACGGCGTTGCTCGACGCGTGGGCCGACCGCGTCGCGACGACCCCGGGGGAGGCGCGGACGATGCGCGACGCGGGCCTGCTCCACGACGCACTCCGCGACGCGTCCGAGGCGGAGCTGCGCGCGCTCGCGACCGAGGACGGCGCCCCCGACGCGGACACCGCGCCCGTGGACCTGCTGCACGGCCCCGCCGCGGCGGCGATGCTCACGCGCGTCGGCGAATCGCGCGCCGACCTCGTCGACGCGGTGCGCTGGCACACGCTTGGTTCGCCGACGTGGGGGCGCGTGGGCCGTGCGCTCTACCTCGCCGACTTCCTCGAGCCCGGGCGCAAGTTCCTCGTCACCGACCGGGCGTACCTCGCCGCGCAGGTGCCGCACGACTTCGACGGGACGTTCCGCCAGGTCGTGCGGCTGCGTCTGCAGTGGTCGCTCGCCGAGGGGAAGCAGCTCTACGCGCCGACCGTGGAGCTCTGGAACGCGGTCCGCTGA